Genomic segment of Leishmania panamensis strain MHOM/PA/94/PSC-1 chromosome 20 sequence:
CTTGCTACTCCGCCAGACGTTTGTCTACGAGGCAAGCATTGCGCTGAAGGTGCGTCGAGAGGCCATCACGAACGTCCAGTTTCGCCTTGGAAGCCTGTACGTGACCTTCCACGTCACCCACGATGAAGACATCAGCcaggaggagatggaccGCCGCATTGAGGAGTACCCGTTCCGTGAGATGTGGCGCCTGTACAACCAGCGTGACGGCGCACCGGACGGCCTGGATGCCgccctgcagcgcctcaaGGATCTTGAGATGAAGCTCAACGACAAGAATCGCGAgttggagaaggagcgcggTGACAACGAGCAAAAGGTAAACGAGCTCAAGAAGCAACTGCAGGCTCTTCAAGAGGAGATTGCCGGGCCCGTTGCTGAGCGCGAGCAGGCCTTGCTGCACCAGCTAGGAAAGGAGCAGGGTGCTCGCAAAAAGATAGAAACCCAGCTCAAAGCCGCGGATGATGAGAACAGGAAGTTGTTGGACGCTTTGAAGCAGGAGAAGTTGCGTGCCGAGAAGaccgcgcagcgccacaacGATCTCATCGCTGCCATCATTCAGGAgaacaagaaggaaaaagaggcgaaggagcgcGAGCATAATGAGCAGATAGAGGTGAAGGACTACATTATCGAAAACCTCAAGTCTCAGCTGCGCGCCCGCACGAACGGAAGCGCGTCGCCGCGCAATAGCATTATCGACGTTGATCAGTCTGAGGAGTTCAACAAGCTGATGGAGCGCATGGAGGACATGGCCGCGGTACTGCAGCGCACCCAGGAGTCGGAGAGCCAGGCTCGCGCGCAGGCTCAGCGACTGTCCGATTTGCTCAAGCAGTCGCAGGAGGCGCGCCAGGCGGAGTCGGTGTCATACAACAACAATGTGGTTACTCTGACTCAGCAGGTTCATTCGTACCGCGACACGAGGATTGCGGAGGACCACGAACGCCGTGCTAACGAGAACCGCCAGCTCGGTCGTAGCTCGGTGAGCGAGGCGGTAAAGGAGAACGCGACGATTGTGCGCCAGTACACCAGCAGCCTTGAGAATCTTATCAACTCTCTGCAGGATCACCTGCATGCCATCAGCGAGGAGTACAGCAACTACTTGACAGAGGCGGAGTCGAACGTTTCGAAAGAGCGTCAGATTCTCGTTGGGCAAGACGAGGATAGCAAGGCGATCCGTCAGACCTTTCGTACCAGTTCGATTGCGCTGCAGAAGATCTACTGGGGCTCTCGCGA
This window contains:
- a CDS encoding hypothetical protein (TriTrypDB/GeneDB-style sysID: LpmP.20.2290); this translates as MMGTVEHSSWVSILGGYSATFEEAPQKLSTNVSVPAVIAPSVAAVSSRLTKKFDGDDWKSLVASIPLLLRQTFVYEASIALKVRREAITNVQFRLGSLYVTFHVTHDEDISQEEMDRRIEEYPFREMWRLYNQRDGAPDGLDAALQRLKDLEMKLNDKNRELEKERGDNEQKVNELKKQLQALQEEIAGPVAEREQALLHQLGKEQGARKKIETQLKAADDENRKLLDALKQEKLRAEKTAQRHNDLIAAIIQENKKEKEAKEREHNEQIEVKDYIIENLKSQLRARTNGSASPRNSIIDVDQSEEFNKLMERMEDMAAVLQRTQESESQARAQAQRLSDLLKQSQEARQAESVSYNNNVVTLTQQVHSYRDTRIAEDHERRANENRQLGRSSVSEAVKENATIVRQYTSSLENLINSLQDHLHAISEEYSNYLTEAESNVSKERQILVGQDEDSKAIRQTFRTSSIALQKIYWGSRESEAQQIIQNLDAAASNAEKSSAAVRVVIGMFDSKTRAFSDRRNWMEQHHKMMCELLSSLRDLNQRAFERQRALMDEKVSKT